The Hyphomicrobiales bacterium genome has a window encoding:
- a CDS encoding conserved hypothetical protein (Evidence 4 : Unknown function but conserved in other organisms), with amino-acid sequence MRSLYKTSDLNQTGFDVQTWKRLIRRGSAGAFDFDAEYKSLLSLRNWWKFPGLSASGIAPLAVAETAPPFAEKAAMNVTIRTGAGGTADSPFTTGTASAPASAPAAEPVVLLGSVPSAAAVPTPVGSSTPPQAATTICGCGYFLAPTLVLDQIAAHPEHVHLSGQLQGTQASGGADYLLADMTATMGASVSADMSTQNVAPIKEWALVGGQAASSTTGQIGTLSGSVTTMTAAPSATDTASSNLLAAAAPTGLSRIALENQKQGTPQSVWDIEGAGSSNIEGFATDISTNIGNRVDFKINTDSSNYRIEIYRLGYYGGMGARLVSTIQHTGTQNQPAPLRDATTGLVDAGNWGISASWDIPTDAVSGVYIAKLVRQDGTFGVNHIPFIVRDDSSTSDIVFQTSDTTWQAYNGWGGANFYGGNGPATGQGAGRAYAVSYNRPIATRGSVGTASGPQDYLFGAEYSAIYWLEQNGYDVSYMAGVDVDRYGSLLLNHNLYLDVGHDEYWSGQQRANVQAARDAGVNLAFWSGNEMYWRTRWGNSISSDATAYRTLISYKETWSPSGSIDPSDEWTGTFRDPRLSTPANGAGVPENALIGQMFQVDDVGQNNLQAITISYDDADLRFWRDTSVADLQPGQTATLTQNYLGYEWDEAPDNGFDPAGLVRLSSTTLPVNSYLLDYGNTVGAGISTHSLTLYRAPSGALVFGAGTVYWSWGLSDNHDLAPTPTDPRVQQAMINLLADMGIQPTTLQSGLVAATASTDTTAPVSTINPIASFVAETAITISGTAIDYGGGVIGAVEVSTDGGLNWYNATGDENWTYTWSPQVAGTYTIKTRAVDDSINLETPSAGRTVVVTAPSYVTLFPGSATPALLNVTDSSAVTLGIRFQSSIAGTISGIRYYKSSQDTGTHTGQLWSSTGTLLGTATFTNESVTGWQTVTFANPITVSANTTYVASYHTNVGHYSVTPDYFTSNVTSGPLTALANGNGVYVYGSSTAFPSNTYSSENYWVDVMFNPSTVNSLPVAANDTGPALSQNLAATITAASLIANDSDPDGDALIIIGVSAATNGTVVLNTQSNPQNNTITFTPNPGYTGPASFGYTVSDGRGGTATASVSLTVLPPGAAPVSLFSASSTPSLLNLNDGSPLELGMKFTSSVAGQVTALKFYRSASDAGINVVDIWTSTGTLLGSTTFTNTTASGWQTVVLPSAVSIAANTTYIASYHTTGAYVATDNYFTTAVTNGPLTAPATTTVAGGNGVYSYGGNSSTGIFPTSTYGAANYWVDVVFTSGASSNLAPTAVADTGDATEKGGIANASGGSAAAGNVLTNDTDPDAGDTKTVSAVSFGATAGTLGAALAGAYGSLVLNASGAFTYTVNETNATVQALRQASNTLTEVFTYTMRDTAGATSSATLTVTVHGANDAPVLAVQTSNQNTSVGSAFSLTLPAGTFTDIDTGDSLTYSATAGDGSALPAWLTFNPTTRTFSGTPSATGTISVKVSATDGGGLAASETFNIVVAGAPNVAPTAVADTGDATEKGGIANASGGSAAAGNVLTNDTDPDAGDTKTVSAVSFGATAGTLGAALAGAYGSLVLNASGAFTYTVNETNATVQALRQASNTLTEVFTYTMRDTAGATSSATLTVTVHGANDAPVLAVQTSNQNTSVGSAFSLTLPAGTFTDIDTGDSLTYSATAGDGSALPAWLTFNTTTRTFSGTPSATGTISVKVSATDGGGLAASETFNIVVAGATVSLFSSSATPAILSDPDSSQVNLGVRFSSSSAGTITGIKFYKGVNDTGTHTGSLWSSTGTLLATATFTNETASGWQTVTFSNPIAITAGTTYVASYHSNGHYAATGNYFTTAQVSGPLTASAGNNGLYAYGSGNLFPSSTYGATNYWVDVTFSPASGTANQMPVAANDTGLNATQNSALSISASTLLANDSDPDGDSLTVTGVSSGTNGTASFNAQSNTVTFTPNSGYTGPASFSYAISDGRGGTASASVSLAVNPASANIVSLFSSNPTPSMTAVNDPNSVELGVKFQASSAGDITGLRFYKGASNTGTHVANLWTSTGTLLATATFTNETASGWQQVNFATPVTISADTTYVASYHTSGNYAADPNLFATDLTNGLLTAPSSSSSGGNGVYAYGSSSLFPTNSYNSTSYGVDVLFRPQLVA; translated from the coding sequence ATGAGGTCCCTGTACAAAACCTCCGATCTGAACCAGACCGGCTTCGACGTACAAACCTGGAAGCGCCTTATCCGGCGAGGCAGCGCCGGAGCGTTCGATTTTGACGCCGAATACAAGTCGCTACTGAGCTTGCGGAACTGGTGGAAGTTTCCGGGCTTGAGCGCCTCCGGTATTGCTCCGCTCGCAGTTGCCGAAACCGCGCCTCCTTTCGCGGAGAAGGCGGCTATGAACGTCACCATCCGGACTGGCGCCGGCGGGACGGCGGATTCCCCCTTTACAACGGGAACGGCAAGCGCCCCCGCCTCGGCCCCTGCAGCGGAGCCCGTCGTTCTCCTCGGCAGTGTCCCTTCGGCGGCAGCGGTTCCTACCCCCGTCGGATCTTCGACGCCACCACAGGCTGCCACCACCATTTGCGGCTGCGGCTACTTCCTCGCGCCAACACTGGTGCTCGACCAGATCGCGGCCCATCCGGAGCATGTGCATCTGAGCGGCCAGTTGCAGGGCACCCAGGCATCCGGCGGAGCGGACTACCTGTTGGCCGATATGACCGCCACGATGGGTGCCTCGGTCAGCGCCGACATGTCCACACAGAACGTCGCCCCGATCAAGGAATGGGCGCTGGTGGGTGGACAGGCTGCTTCCAGCACGACCGGTCAGATCGGAACCCTGTCCGGTTCGGTGACGACCATGACCGCCGCCCCTTCGGCAACGGATACGGCCTCCTCCAACCTCCTTGCGGCCGCCGCACCGACTGGCCTGAGCCGGATCGCGCTCGAAAACCAGAAGCAGGGAACCCCGCAAAGCGTATGGGATATCGAGGGCGCCGGCAGTTCGAATATCGAAGGCTTTGCGACCGACATCAGCACCAATATCGGCAATCGGGTCGACTTCAAGATCAACACGGATTCCTCGAACTATCGGATCGAGATCTACCGGCTCGGCTACTATGGCGGCATGGGTGCTCGATTGGTCTCCACCATCCAACACACGGGCACGCAAAACCAGCCTGCGCCATTGCGCGACGCGACCACCGGCCTCGTCGACGCCGGCAACTGGGGCATTTCCGCGTCCTGGGATATACCAACCGATGCGGTGTCAGGCGTCTATATCGCGAAGCTGGTCCGTCAGGATGGAACCTTCGGCGTAAACCATATCCCGTTCATCGTGCGGGACGACAGCAGCACGAGCGACATTGTTTTCCAGACCTCGGACACGACCTGGCAGGCCTATAATGGCTGGGGGGGCGCGAATTTCTACGGCGGTAACGGCCCCGCGACGGGGCAAGGAGCCGGGCGCGCCTATGCAGTAAGCTATAATCGTCCGATCGCCACCCGTGGAAGCGTGGGGACCGCTTCGGGCCCGCAGGATTATCTGTTCGGAGCCGAATATTCCGCGATCTACTGGCTGGAACAGAACGGTTATGATGTCTCCTACATGGCGGGAGTCGACGTCGACCGTTACGGCAGCCTGCTTCTCAACCACAATCTCTACCTCGATGTCGGTCACGACGAGTATTGGTCGGGGCAACAGCGCGCCAACGTCCAGGCCGCACGCGATGCGGGCGTCAATCTGGCCTTCTGGAGCGGCAACGAGATGTATTGGCGCACGCGCTGGGGCAACAGCATCAGCAGCGACGCCACCGCCTACCGCACCCTGATCTCCTACAAGGAAACCTGGTCGCCTTCGGGCTCGATCGATCCGAGCGACGAATGGACCGGGACGTTCCGCGACCCGCGCCTGAGCACGCCGGCGAATGGCGCAGGGGTGCCGGAAAACGCCCTGATCGGACAGATGTTCCAGGTCGACGATGTCGGCCAGAACAATCTTCAAGCTATCACGATTTCCTACGACGACGCCGATCTGCGCTTCTGGCGCGACACCAGCGTCGCCGATCTTCAGCCCGGGCAAACGGCGACGCTGACACAGAACTATCTCGGCTACGAGTGGGATGAAGCGCCCGATAACGGCTTCGACCCTGCGGGCCTGGTTCGGCTCTCTTCGACCACGCTTCCGGTCAACAGCTATCTGCTCGATTACGGCAACACCGTTGGAGCCGGCATCTCCACGCACAGCCTGACGCTTTATCGCGCCCCCAGCGGCGCATTGGTCTTCGGAGCCGGGACGGTCTATTGGTCCTGGGGCCTGAGCGACAACCATGATCTCGCACCGACGCCGACCGACCCGCGCGTGCAGCAGGCGATGATCAACCTTTTGGCCGATATGGGGATTCAGCCGACGACGCTTCAGTCGGGGCTGGTCGCCGCGACCGCTTCGACGGACACCACCGCTCCGGTCTCCACCATCAATCCGATCGCAAGCTTCGTAGCCGAAACGGCAATCACGATTTCCGGAACGGCAATTGATTACGGCGGCGGCGTCATAGGCGCCGTCGAAGTATCGACCGATGGTGGCCTGAACTGGTATAATGCAACGGGCGATGAGAACTGGACCTATACTTGGTCTCCACAGGTCGCCGGCACCTACACCATCAAGACACGTGCGGTCGACGATTCCATCAATCTGGAAACGCCTTCCGCGGGCCGCACGGTCGTCGTGACCGCTCCGTCTTACGTTACCCTTTTCCCAGGCTCGGCAACCCCCGCACTCCTGAACGTCACGGATTCAAGCGCCGTGACGCTGGGCATCCGGTTTCAAAGCTCGATAGCCGGCACGATCAGCGGCATCCGCTATTACAAGAGCAGCCAGGACACCGGAACCCACACCGGCCAGCTCTGGTCGAGCACCGGCACCTTGCTGGGAACCGCAACTTTCACGAACGAAAGCGTGACCGGCTGGCAAACCGTGACCTTTGCCAACCCGATCACGGTGTCGGCGAATACCACCTATGTCGCCTCCTATCACACGAATGTAGGCCACTACTCTGTCACACCAGACTATTTCACGAGCAATGTGACGAGCGGCCCGTTGACGGCCCTCGCAAACGGCAATGGCGTCTATGTTTACGGCAGCAGTACCGCGTTCCCGTCAAACACGTATTCATCGGAGAATTACTGGGTTGACGTCATGTTCAATCCCAGCACCGTCAACAGCTTGCCCGTCGCCGCGAACGACACCGGGCCGGCCCTCTCACAAAACCTGGCCGCGACCATCACGGCGGCATCTCTGATCGCCAACGACAGCGATCCGGATGGCGATGCGTTGATCATCATCGGGGTGAGTGCGGCGACGAACGGCACCGTCGTTCTCAACACCCAGTCCAATCCGCAGAACAACACCATCACCTTCACGCCCAACCCCGGCTATACGGGGCCGGCGAGCTTCGGCTACACGGTCTCCGACGGGCGCGGCGGGACAGCCACGGCCAGTGTCAGCTTGACCGTCCTTCCTCCCGGAGCGGCTCCCGTCAGCCTGTTCAGCGCCTCGAGCACGCCGTCGTTGCTCAACCTCAATGACGGGTCGCCACTCGAACTGGGGATGAAGTTCACATCCTCCGTGGCAGGCCAGGTCACCGCTCTCAAATTCTATCGCAGTGCCAGCGACGCCGGCATCAACGTCGTCGATATCTGGACATCGACCGGCACCCTCCTCGGCAGCACGACCTTCACCAATACGACGGCGAGCGGCTGGCAGACGGTCGTCTTGCCGTCAGCCGTTTCGATCGCGGCCAACACGACCTACATTGCCTCCTACCATACGACCGGCGCCTATGTGGCGACCGACAATTACTTCACGACAGCCGTGACGAACGGCCCTCTCACCGCCCCCGCCACAACAACGGTCGCCGGCGGGAACGGCGTCTATTCCTATGGCGGCAACAGTTCGACCGGTATCTTCCCGACCAGCACCTATGGTGCCGCGAACTATTGGGTCGATGTCGTCTTCACCTCGGGCGCCAGCAGCAATCTGGCTCCGACGGCGGTGGCCGATACGGGTGACGCGACCGAGAAGGGCGGCATCGCCAATGCCAGCGGCGGCTCGGCCGCGGCCGGCAACGTGCTGACCAACGACACCGACCCGGATGCCGGCGACACCAAGACCGTCTCGGCCGTGAGCTTCGGCGCGACGGCCGGCACGCTCGGCGCGGCCCTGGCCGGAGCCTATGGCAGCCTCGTGCTCAATGCCTCCGGCGCGTTCACCTACACGGTCAACGAGACCAATGCCACGGTCCAGGCCTTGCGGCAGGCGTCCAACACGTTGACCGAGGTCTTCACCTACACCATGCGCGACACGGCCGGCGCCACCTCCTCGGCGACGCTGACGGTCACCGTTCATGGTGCGAACGACGCCCCGGTGCTGGCGGTCCAGACCAGCAACCAAAACACCAGCGTCGGCTCGGCCTTCTCCCTGACGCTTCCCGCCGGCACCTTCACCGACATCGACACCGGCGACTCGCTGACCTATTCCGCGACGGCCGGCGACGGCTCGGCCCTGCCCGCATGGCTGACCTTCAACCCGACGACACGCACCTTCAGCGGCACGCCCAGTGCCACCGGCACGATCAGCGTCAAGGTATCGGCGACCGATGGCGGCGGCCTCGCAGCGAGCGAGACCTTCAATATCGTCGTGGCGGGGGCGCCGAATGTCGCTCCGACGGCGGTGGCCGATACGGGTGACGCGACCGAGAAGGGCGGCATCGCCAATGCCAGCGGCGGCTCGGCCGCGGCCGGCAACGTGCTGACCAACGACACCGACCCGGATGCCGGCGACACCAAGACCGTCTCGGCCGTGAGCTTCGGCGCGACGGCCGGCACGCTCGGCGCGGCCCTGGCCGGAGCCTATGGCAGCCTCGTGCTCAATGCCTCCGGCGCGTTCACCTACACGGTCAACGAGACCAATGCCACGGTCCAGGCCTTGCGGCAGGCGTCCAACACGCTGACCGAGGTCTTCACCTACACCATGCGCGACACGGCCGGCGCCACCTCCTCGGCGACGCTGACGGTCACCGTTCATGGTGCGAACGACGCCCCGGTGCTGGCGGTCCAGACCAGCAACCAAAACACCAGCGTCGGCTCGGCCTTCTCCCTGACGCTTCCCGCCGGCACCTTCACCGACATCGACACCGGCGACTCGCTGACCTATTCCGCGACGGCCGGCGACGGCTCGGCCCTGCCCGCATGGCTGACCTTCAACACGACGACACGCACCTTCAGCGGCACGCCCAGTGCCACCGGCACGATCAGCGTCAAGGTATCGGCGACCGATGGCGGCGGCCTCGCAGCGAGCGAGACCTTCAATATCGTCGTGGCGGGGGCCACCGTGAGCCTCTTTTCCAGCTCGGCCACGCCGGCAATCCTGTCCGATCCTGATTCGTCGCAGGTCAATCTCGGCGTGCGTTTCTCTTCGTCTTCCGCCGGCACCATCACGGGGATTAAGTTCTACAAGGGGGTCAACGATACCGGGACCCATACCGGCTCTCTGTGGAGCAGCACGGGCACCCTGCTCGCCACCGCGACATTCACAAATGAAACAGCGAGCGGCTGGCAAACCGTGACATTCAGCAACCCGATCGCCATCACGGCCGGCACGACCTATGTGGCCAGCTATCACAGCAACGGCCATTATGCCGCGACCGGCAACTACTTCACAACGGCCCAGGTCAGCGGCCCGCTCACGGCCTCTGCCGGGAACAATGGCCTGTACGCCTATGGCAGCGGCAATCTGTTCCCCTCCAGCACCTACGGCGCGACCAATTATTGGGTGGACGTAACCTTTAGCCCGGCAAGCGGCACAGCCAACCAGATGCCGGTAGCAGCAAACGACACCGGCTTGAACGCGACCCAGAACTCCGCACTGTCGATCTCGGCCTCGACCTTGCTTGCCAATGACAGCGACCCGGACGGCGACAGCCTGACCGTGACCGGCGTGAGCAGCGGCACCAACGGTACGGCAAGCTTCAATGCTCAGTCCAACACCGTGACCTTCACGCCGAACTCCGGCTACACCGGACCGGCATCCTTCAGTTATGCCATCTCCGACGGCCGGGGCGGGACGGCGAGCGCCTCCGTTTCCCTTGCGGTGAACCCCGCATCCGCGAATATCGTCAGCCTGTTCAGCTCCAATCCAACGCCCAGCATGACCGCGGTCAACGACCCCAACTCGGTGGAACTAGGGGTCAAGTTCCAGGCCTCCAGCGCCGGCGACATCACGGGCCTGCGCTTCTACAAGGGCGCATCGAATACGGGGACCCATGTCGCGAATCTGTGGACCAGCACCGGTACCCTGCTCGCGACGGCCACCTTCACCAACGAGACGGCGAGCGGCTGGCAGCAGGTGAACTTCGCCACCCCGGTGACGATCTCTGCGGACACAACCTATGTTGCGTCCTATCATACCTCAGGAAACTATGCGGCCGATCCCAACCTGTTTGCCACGGACCTCACCAACGGACTGCTGACCGCGCCATCCTCATCCTCCAGCGGAGGCAATGGTGTGTATGCGTATGGGTCGAGCAGCCTGTTTCCGACCAACAGTTACAACTCCACAAGCTACGGCGTCGACGTTCTATTCCGTCCGCAACTCGTGGCCTAG
- a CDS encoding hypothetical protein (Evidence 5 : Unknown function): protein MYVEAGLVQIGGFVQGPHNILAEK from the coding sequence TTGTACGTCGAAGCCGGTCTGGTTCAGATCGGAGGTTTTGTACAGGGACCTCATAATATCCTCGCGGAGAAATAA
- the yciC gene encoding putative metal chaperone YciC (Evidence 3 : Putative function from multiple computational evidences), translated as MQMEQAGEIDRLPVTVLSGFLGAGKTTLLNHVLTNREGLRVAVIVNDMSQLNIDADLVRSGGANLSHTTETLVELSNGCICCTLRDDLLLEVRRLAEERRFDYLLIEGTGIAEPLPIAATFSFRDEAGLSLSDVARLDTMVTVVDALSLLSSYDSRDLLRDRGERRDPYDQRTLVDLLVEQIEFADVVVINKVSEATEATRAAVRKVVAALNPRARQIETDFGAVPLAAILGTGLFSEAKAATHPLWHKELNSPETHVPETEEYGISSFVYRERRPFDPVKFLAFLNQPWPGVIRAKGHFWLATRPDWAGLLSVAGMQRRCEPMGLWWAAVPRSTWPEHPQFREEIDSRSDAMWGDRRQELVFIGSEMDEAAIRASLDACVVPSESGFAPQTWRGLDDPFPEWRYPDR; from the coding sequence ATGCAGATGGAGCAAGCGGGCGAGATCGATCGGCTGCCGGTCACCGTGCTCAGCGGATTCTTGGGTGCGGGTAAGACGACGTTGCTCAATCATGTCCTGACGAATCGCGAAGGCCTGCGCGTCGCGGTCATCGTCAACGACATGAGCCAATTGAACATCGATGCGGATCTGGTCCGCAGCGGCGGCGCGAACCTCTCGCATACGACCGAAACGCTGGTCGAGCTCAGCAATGGTTGCATATGCTGCACGTTGCGCGACGATCTCCTGCTCGAGGTCAGGCGTTTGGCCGAGGAGCGGCGCTTCGATTATCTTCTGATCGAGGGGACCGGGATCGCTGAGCCCCTGCCGATTGCGGCAACGTTTTCCTTTCGCGACGAAGCCGGCCTATCCCTGTCCGATGTTGCGAGGCTCGACACGATGGTGACCGTCGTGGACGCGTTGAGCCTGCTCTCCAGCTATGACAGCCGCGATCTGCTTCGCGACCGCGGCGAGCGGCGCGATCCCTATGACCAGCGGACGCTGGTTGATCTCCTGGTCGAGCAGATCGAATTTGCCGATGTGGTCGTGATCAACAAAGTGTCGGAGGCGACCGAGGCGACGCGCGCGGCCGTCCGTAAGGTGGTTGCGGCACTCAATCCCCGGGCCCGCCAGATCGAGACCGACTTCGGCGCGGTTCCGCTCGCGGCGATCCTCGGCACCGGTCTGTTCAGCGAAGCCAAGGCCGCGACGCATCCGCTCTGGCACAAGGAGCTCAACAGCCCCGAGACCCATGTGCCGGAGACTGAGGAATACGGCATATCCAGTTTCGTTTACCGGGAAAGACGCCCCTTCGATCCCGTCAAGTTTCTGGCGTTTCTCAATCAACCCTGGCCGGGTGTAATTCGCGCCAAGGGGCATTTCTGGCTCGCGACCCGTCCGGACTGGGCGGGCCTGCTGTCCGTCGCCGGGATGCAGCGCCGGTGCGAACCCATGGGCCTTTGGTGGGCGGCGGTTCCGAGGTCGACCTGGCCGGAGCACCCTCAGTTTCGCGAAGAGATCGACAGCCGATCGGACGCGATGTGGGGCGATCGCCGTCAGGAGCTCGTGTTCATCGGTTCGGAGATGGACGAAGCCGCCATCCGGGCGTCGCTGGACGCCTGTGTCGTCCCATCGGAAAGTGGGTTCGCCCCGCAAACCTGGCGCGGCCTCGACGACCCGTTTCCAGAGTGGCGCTATCCCGATCGATGA
- a CDS encoding conserved hypothetical protein (Evidence 4 : Unknown function but conserved in other organisms) yields the protein MNTELFTDGISEITIGGSIVRVDLFSLSPTERDADNAPKRVFRQRLIFSVESFANSVEVMQKALQGLVDAGAVRRTEPTETPPSNSPRSPNVSSNFR from the coding sequence ATGAACACCGAACTCTTTACCGATGGGATCAGCGAAATCACCATCGGCGGCTCGATCGTGCGGGTGGACCTGTTCAGTCTTTCGCCGACGGAGCGGGATGCCGACAACGCGCCGAAACGCGTGTTCCGCCAAAGACTGATCTTCTCGGTGGAGTCGTTCGCGAACTCGGTCGAGGTGATGCAGAAGGCGCTTCAGGGGCTGGTCGATGCCGGTGCGGTTCGGCGGACCGAACCCACTGAGACGCCTCCCTCGAACAGCCCGCGGTCCCCGAATGTCTCGAGCAATTTCCGCTGA